Within the Candidatus Culexarchaeum yellowstonense genome, the region TTGGGTTAACCCTCATATAACTCATCTTCCTCCCCCTAGGGGAGCTGTGGAAGTATATTCTATGGTCATGGTGGATGAAGCAGACTGGGACTATGTAGGGCTTACCACCCATACACATACCAAGCCTACCCACAAGAGCCCGAGACAACAAATCCTCAACCTCATCAACACCCATACTCCGCTTAACCATAAACCATCACTCAACAACCTTCAACAAACCCCCCTATATGCATTATGGGTCAGTAGCCCACAATTCTAACCCCCAACCCTCCACCAATAACTTCAGACCTTCCTATTATACTGGAATCCATTGTAGCGAATTCCCCGCATCCAGCCACTTTACACGTTATTATGTGTAGTAAGTCTAGAGTCTTCAGCTTCAAGATGGGTGCTTTTATAATTGAAATCCACTTCGACAATCTTCGCCTTTATTCTCTTCAACGAATACATTGCGAGGAGAAGCGGCTTCTCCAATCCCGCCCTCGAATAGACTGATACCAACTCACCAAGCGTCAATCTCGAAACAACTCTATCACCACTCAAATCCCCCATGAGCTTCAACGCTTTCCCATGATTTGGATCAGCCTCATCAATATAAGATAATAGTAACATTGGTGTCAATGTATATCAAGGCTGAAAACTACTCTCCTCTAGAAGCTTACTTAAACCGCCATGCTTCAGCCTGAAATCCTGCCTCTCCAACTCTTCCACTCTCCCATATACGCCATCCCAATACTCAACCACCCTGAGCGCCTCACTCAACCCCTTCTCAATCATAATGTTGAAGGCATGAGACCTACTCCTAGCAACACCATAACTAACCATCTTATCAGCAAGCTCCACAAGCCCCCTACGAACCCTAATAGATACCGAGACACTCATAAAGGTACACCAAGCATAACCATAATACCAAACCTAAAAATATACCATTATCAACAATTAAACTTAAAGCAAAATTTATACATAACTGTGAGAATCCCAAAGAAGCTCAAAGAGGAAACTTGAAGAAGCCAGAGAAGCTGCAAAAAGGATTGGAGAATTCTTCTCCAAAATCCCTGAAGAGGAAATTGTGGAATGGATAAAGATGACGAGAAGAGGATCATCCTCAACCTACTTCAAATAACGTTCACGAAGCATGCTCACTACCTCATTAATGATGCCACCTAATTCAGTTGCAAAGATTTCCCGAAGTTCCCTGCAAACTCCCTCTAAACCTCCATGCTTAAGCATCCTCACCTCATCCTCATCACAATACCTACCCGCAACTTTACAGAGAAACCCCTCAATGTTTGGATCCTCCTAAAAACCCCCACATGCAAAATGCCTCCATACATTGTCTGCAACTCAAAATTCACATCTATATACCTCCTCGCAATACCACGCTCATAATCTATGAATATGAGGATGTACTCATCATCCTTAAGCTCTTGAAGAGCCTTCTCAGCTTTTTTCAGAACTTTATCACGCCCCATCCCATGCCCATGACGAGGTTTAACCCCCAAACCAAGACTTCCAACAACCTCCTCAGCAAAACAAGCATTGGCATAACATTCAGCCAGCACCAATCCTACCCTCAGCACCCTTAACACCCTCTACAGCATACTTCCCCAAAACCTCATGGGGAGGTCCTAATAGCACATCCTCTATGGTAGCCAAATCCCTAGCCATCTTATCAACATCCAACATGCAGGCAGACGTGGATCCATCAACACCCCTATAAACATAATAAGTCCTCAAATTCTTCACACAATCCTGCAATCGTGAAACGAAGAGTGGATTATGAGTGGAAACAACAACATAAACATTACCCACAACTCTACCAATATGCTCCGCAAGCATGTTTAAAAAGTATGGGAAGACATGCGCCTCAGGCTCCTCAAGAAGCACCACAAACTTCCCCTCAAGACCATAATACTTTGCATAAAACAACGAAGACTCAAGGGCTAAGAGGGTGTAGAGAGTCCTAAAAACCGTTTCAGAAACCCCAACAGCATCCATTTCAAGGTTACCATCAAAAACCAGCGCTTCACCCGTTCTACGCACCTCAAGCTCCAATCTCTCACCTATATACTCCTTCAACAACTCATTAATGCTATTAACAGCATTAGGATGCCTCCGAACTATATATGGAGCATTCCAACCAAACTCACTCAATATACTATATGGAGTGTCCCTAGACTTTGAAAGATCCGAGAGGCAAATATGAAGACCATGTGGCAAATTAGGTTGCTGATAAAATTCACTCATCAAACCATACCTGTCAAACCCATATACCCTAGCCTCAAAAGATGATAACGTTTTAACGAAATTCTGCACCTCACTCATAGAATCATTCCTAAATGTTTTCAAATCCCACGGCAACTGCTTGCCATTTATTAAAATCTTCGGCGCTCCCGCTACATACGAAATTTCACAACTCAAACTCACATCTCCAGACATCATCAGCTTCACCGTCTTAGTCAATTCATAGTACCTAAAGAGTTGATATAACTCCCTAAATCTAGCGACAAGCCACAAAGGCTCCAAATTAACTGCAGAATTCCTATACTCCCTATCCAAAACCTTAAATTTGTGGAAGCAACCCATTATTGCCAAAGCATCAAGTATGTTGGATTTACCTGCAGCTGGAGGCCCAACGAGTACAGTCAAATCATCCAACAATAACTCCAACCCTTTAATGCTCTTAAAATTCTCAATAGTAAGCTTAAGACCCAATAAACACGCCCTCCACAAATAAACTTTCCACGACAAATATTATTTAATTTTCCGATAAATCAATATACAGAAAAATTAGAAGGGTAACACTAGTTTGCCGTCCTCCCTTCAATTTACGAGTATAATTAGAGGACCATATACTAGTAAATCGCAATTCTTAAATAATGATAATCCCCAAAAACATTTTTGAGTGTTGTCTCATGTTTTTTGGGA harbors:
- a CDS encoding ATP-binding protein, with translation MGLKLTIENFKSIKGLELLLDDLTVLVGPPAAGKSNILDALAIMGCFHKFKVLDREYRNSAVNLEPLWLVARFRELYQLFRYYELTKTVKLMMSGDVSLSCEISYVAGAPKILINGKQLPWDLKTFRNDSMSEVQNFVKTLSSFEARVYGFDRYGLMSEFYQQPNLPHGLHICLSDLSKSRDTPYSILSEFGWNAPYIVRRHPNAVNSINELLKEYIGERLELEVRRTGEALVFDGNLEMDAVGVSETVFRTLYTLLALESSLFYAKYYGLEGKFVVLLEEPEAHVFPYFLNMLAEHIGRVVGNVYVVVSTHNPLFVSRLQDCVKNLRTYYVYRGVDGSTSACMLDVDKMARDLATIEDVLLGPPHEVLGKYAVEGVKGAEGRIGAG